Within Thermoplasmataceae archaeon, the genomic segment CCTCTTTCCATTGCCCCGCTGAGCGACTGAAGTCCGATGTCTGCGGTACCTCCGTCGCCGGCAAAGCCTACAACGTTGTAGTCCTGTTTACCCTGGAGATCAAGTGATTCCCTTATCCCGGTTATAGAGGCTCCGGTTGCAGCGAAGGGTGTGTAGATCATTGGTACATCCAGTGTTCTGTAGGGCAGTTCCCCTGGAATTACGGCCCAGCACGAGGCAGGCACAGACATTACCGTGTTCTTTCCAAGTGCCTTGAGGACATACCTCATGGTGAGAGTCGCACCGCAGCCATGACATGCGGTATGACCCGGTTCCATCAATTCCGTTGCGGGTATAGAGAGCGGCATTTAATCAACCTCCTTGAGGCCAATCCACTGCATTCCTTCGGTACCATCCTGGACGAGAGAGAACATATGTTCGAAATCTGATATCCTGACATCTCTCCCACCAATACCAGCCACAAAGCCGGAGACAGGTACGTCAAGTTTCCGGTAGATCGAAGCAATCACATCACTGTATAAGCTTCCGCCGGCAGAAAATGACACTGACCTATCTATAACACCGGCGGCATTGACATGTTTCAACGCTTCCCGAATTTCCTCCTGCGGGAATGGCCTGAAAAACTTGATTCTGATCAGCCCAACTTTCTTCCCTTCTTTTCTTAATTTATTGACTACGTATTTCGCGGTGGAAGCCAAAGTACCACTTGTAATGAAGGCATAGTCCGCGTCATCCATCATGTAATTCTCCGTAAGCCCAGAGTATTCTCTTCCGAATGTGTCTGAGTATTCTCTGAGTGTGTCTCTAATGACACTCTTTGCACGTTCCATGGAGGAAACCATGTCGTATTTTAGCTCCATGAATGGTCCTTCAGGCGTGGCATACGAGCCGTATCCTCTGGGATTATTCACGTCCACCACGAATTCCGGCTTGTATTCTGGGAGGAATTCATCCACC encodes:
- the porA gene encoding pyruvate ferredoxin oxidoreductase, whose translation is MKSVTEQRLLVTGNEAAAIGVKLSNVRFISAYPITPQTTIVEKLAEMVSKGELKSRYVEVESEHSAMAAVYTAALAGSRSYTATSSHGLLYMHEMLHWTAGMRVPLVTSVVNRAIGPPWNVWADQSDSMNQKDTGWLQVYCESNQETLDTIIAGYKIAENRDVMLPLMSMEDAFVLSHTSEPVTVPNQSMVDEFLPEYKPEFVVDVNNPRGYGSYATPEGPFMELKYDMVSSMERAKSVIRDTLREYSDTFGREYSGLTENYMMDDADYAFITSGTLASTAKYVVNKLRKEGKKVGLIRIKFFRPFPQEEIREALKHVNAAGVIDRSVSFSAGGSLYSDVIASIYRKLDVPVSGFVAGIGGRDVRISDFEHMFSLVQDGTEGMQWIGLKEVD